Within the Phycisphaerae bacterium genome, the region TGGAGCAGCCGGCCGTCACCGCAGCCGAGGTCCAGGACGGCCGAACCCGGCTCCACGAGGCGCTCGATCACCGGAAAGTCCGGCCGACGACCGATCAGTTCCCGTTCGCTCTGCCCGTTCTGGGCGAACGGCAGAACGGCCCGACCGCTACGGACCCGCCGGAGCGTCGAGCCAAGAAACCCTCGCAGCAGACCGCCGAGCGTCTCGGGCTCCAGGAGAAACGCATCGTGGCCGTACGGCGACTCGATGTTGCAGTACGTCACGTCGCGGCCGCCGGCCAGCAGAGCCCGCACCATCTCCTGCGACTGCTCCGGCGGAAACAGCCAGTCGCTGGTAAAGCTGCCGATCAGAAACCGGCAGCGCGTGCGGGCGAACGCCTCACGCAGCGAACCGTACAGCCCGGCCAGATCGAAATAGTCCATCGCCTTGGTGATGTAGAGGTAGCTCTTGGCGTCGAACCGCTCGACAAACCGCTGGCCCTGATAGTCCAGATAGGTCTCAACCGCGAACTCGCTGTCGAAGTCGTACCGATACTTTTCCGCGTGGCGCAGCGCCCGGCCGAACTTGTCGTCCATTGACCGCTCGGAAAGGTACGTGATGTGCCCGATCATCCGCGCGATGGCCAGACCCTCTCGCGAAGCGGCGCCCTTGGCGCAGTCGCCGTCGCGGAACCGGGCGTCGGCCATGATGGCGTGACGCCCCACCGCGTTAAACGCGATCGCCTGAGCTGAGAGACACGCCGTCGTCGCCACCGGAATCGCCGACACGACCACATCCGGAAAGCGCGTAGCCCATTCGAGTACCTGCATCCCGCCCATCGATCCGCCGACCACCGCCAGCAGCCTCTCCAGCCCCAGATGATCCGCCAACGCCTTCTGGACGCGAACCATATCCGCGATGGTCACCACGGGAAAATCCAACCCCCACGGTTCGCCCGTCGCCGGATTGATCGAACACGGGCCGGTGGTGCCCTTGCAGCCGCCGAGGATATTCGAGCAGACCACGAAGTACCGGTCCGTATCGATCGGCTTACCCGGCCCGACCATTTCGTCCCACCAGCCGGGCTTGCGGTCCTCGGGACTGTGCCGGCCGGCCACGTGGGCATCACCCGAAAGGGCGTGACAGATCCAGACCGCGTTGTCCTTGCCCTCCGACAACCGGCCGTACGTTTCGTAGGCCACCTGGATCGGGCCCAGCCGCCGCCCGCAGTCCAACTGCAACTCGTTGGGCGGCACGAAAAGCTCGACCGTCTGCGTCTCGACAATGCCGATCGATCCGTCCGTCATAGTCCCTCCCGCTAGCCCTTCGCAGCCGCGGTCAGCGCCTGGTCCAGGTCGGCGATGATGTCGTCAACGTCCTCCGTTCCCACCGAGATGCGAACGAAGTCGTCGCTGACCCCAGCCGCCCGCCGCTCATCCGCCGAAAGCTGCTGATGCGTTGTGCTGGCCGGGTGGATCACCAGCGTCTTGCTGTCACCGATGTTCGCCAGGTGCGAACAGAGCCGCACCGACTCGATGAACCGCACCGCTGCGTTGTACCCGCCCTCAACGCCGAAACCGAACAGGGCGCTCCAGCCGCCGAAGTACCGCTTGGACCGCTCGTGGCTGGGATGTCCGCCGAGCGACCCCGAATTCACCCACGCCACCCGCCGATCGTCGGCCAGCCACTTCGCAACGGCCTCGGCGTTCCGGCTGTGCTGCGGCATCCGAAGGTGCAGCGTCTCAAGCCCCTGTAGAAACAGCCATGCGTTGAACGGCGAGAGACACGCCCCGTAGTCGCGCAGAATCTGGCACCGGGCCTTGGCCAGATACGCCGCCGCGCCGAACCGCTCCAGGTAGCGCAGCCCGTGATAGCTCTCATCCGGTTCGGTTAACTCGGGGAACTTCCCGTTGCCCCAGTCAAATCGCCCCGAATCGACGATCATGCCGCCAATGCTCGTCCCGTGACCGCCGATGAACTTCGTGCAACTGTACACGGCCAGATCGACGCCATGCTCGAACGGACGGAACAGAATCGGAGTCATCACCGTGTTGTCACAGACCAGCGGCACGCCCGCCTTGTGGGCGATCTCCGCCAGGCGTTGGAAATCCGGCACGTCATTGCTCGGATTGCCCACGCTCTCGACAAAAACCAGACGCGTCCGGTCCCGGATCGCCCGACCGAACGCCTCGGTGTCGGTTGGCTCTACAAAAGTGGTTTCAATGCCGAGCCGGCGAAGCGTGTGAGCGAACAGGGTAACCGTCCCGCCATACAGGGCGCTCGAGACGACGACGTGGTCACCCGCACCGGCAATGTTGAGCACCACCGCGCTGATCGCAGCCATGCCGGAACTGAAAGCCAGCCCGCCGATCCCGCCATCCAGATCGGCCATCCGCTTCTCCAACACGTCCACCGTCGGGTTCCCGATCCGGCTGTAGATGAACCCCTCCCGCTCCAGCCCGAACAGACCGGCCGCGTGGTTCGGGTCGTCGAACAGGTAGCTGGTCGTCTGCGAAATCGGAACCGCCCGTTCGCCCGACCCGCCCGGCCTTTGGCCGCTATGAATGCACTTCGTTGATACATTATAATTATCAGCCATGCAAAAGACCCTCCTTGCCAAATACCCTCGCATCGCCTTCACTATATTGAATTTTTATTCACCGTCAAGCGTTTTCTTGCGGTCATCTTAAGCCCCGTCATCGCTCACAGCAGCAGTTTCAGTGCCGCAATGGCTGAACCGATACTTTCGAAAGAACGGCAGAGCATATACATCACGACAAGCAACAAGGGCTGCCCTGCCGGTCACCCGACCGGCCGGTAGCACGATGACAACCGAATCAGACAGACGGATTACCGCTTGATGAAGTGGTCTTGTTTGGTGCTGATAACATGCTGTGTGACGGCTTGGGCGGCGGATACCCAACCGGCAGAACCCCGACGGGTGACCCTCGTCACCACGCCCCACCCCACCTACTTGTCCGCAGCCAAGGTCATCGAGGAGTCCCTGGCCAAATCGGGCGTGCATCTGTCTCGTCTGGAACTCAAGGAAAAGACTCCCCAATTCGCCCGAGAGTTGCGTAAAACCAACCCCGATCTGATCATCACGGTCGGCTCCATCGCCACCGAAACGGTTCTCACGGATGGTCCCAACGTGCCGGTGGTTCACTCGATGGTGCCGAATGCAGCCGACCTGGTTCTGCCCAATGAAAACGACCAGGCAACCAAACGAACGACGGGCGTGACGACCGACGTCTCACCGACCGACCAACTCGCATGGATCGCCATGCTGGCCCCGGAAGTCCGGACGATCGGCCTTCCGTACAGCGACAACACCGCCCAAACGATGCGTGCTTTGCAGGCCGAGGCCAAGGTGAAGAACCTAGTCGTCGTGCCGATCCCATCGCAAAAGGACGAATTCTCGAAAACCCTCAAAACGCTCTCGGAAAGGAACTGCCAAGCCGTCCTGATGCTGCCGGACGCCGGAGTCTACAACTCGCCCAACGTCCAGGCCCTGCTGCTGTGGGGCCTGCGACAGAAACGGCCGGTCTGGTCGTTTTCACCGAACATCGTCAAGGCCGGAGCCTTCGGGGCCCAGTACAGCGACACCGACGAGGTGGCCCGACAAACAGCCGAACTGGTGATGCACATCCTGGCGGGTCATGACCTCGCCAAGCTGAACCTGCAGTACGCCAACAGCATCCACACCGCGATCAACATCCGCACCGCCGCCATGATCGGACTGCCGGTTGGCGAAGAGACGCTTGAGAAAGTGGATGAGCGGTTTGGAGACAAGCAGTGAGGCGTCGACAGTCTGGAAATCTCTCATATTGGAGGCTGTGCGTCGGGCTGGCGGCGGCGATTGCCCTCGTGCCGACGATGCGGATCAACGCCCAGGATCTTGCCGCGACCGAAGAGGTGCTCGAGGACATTGACCTGTTGAGTCTCGAAGTGCCGGTGGTCGTCACCGGCGCGACCCGTCGAGCCCAGAAGATCGAGGACCTGCCCTACGCCGTGACCGTGCTTACCGAAGAGGATATCCGAAGCTCAGGGGCCGACCGGATTGCCGACCTGTTCCGGCTGGTGCCCGGCGTGGACGTTGGCAGCGTGCTGTACGGATGGAACGTCGTCTCGCCGCGCGGCTTCTACTCGATGACCTCCGACCAGGGCTTGGTGCTGGTGGACGGACGCAGAATCTACGAGCCTGTTCTCGGCGGAACCGACTGGAGTTGCTGGCCTTTCCTGCTTGAGGACATCGAGCGGATCGAGGTCGTCCGTGGACCGGCCGCGGTAAGCTGGGGAAGCGGAGCGACCGACGGGCTGATCAATATCGTCACCAAGGACCCGGTCGACCAACTCGGTCTGACCGTCCGCGGTCGAGGCGGCTCGCGCGGCACCAATCAGGAATACCTTGGATACGGCTTTACCGAAGGCAAGCTGCGGATGCGGGTCTCCGGAAGCCACCAGGGCACCGACGGATACCTGGACGGCGGCCTCTGGAGCGTCCAGGACGACTCGAAGATCGGCCATCTGAGCCTCTACGGCATCTACGACGTCGACGCCAATGACACCATCATCTTCTCGGGCGGCAGTTCCATCGTGGACGGGCTCTACTCGCCCAACCCGATTGTCCTGATGGGCCGGACCAACCCCAATTGCCAGTCCAACTACCTGATGACCCGATGGCAGCACCAGGTCGCCGAGGACAACCGCTTCGAACTGACCGGGTTTTTCAACGACTTCTTCCAGGACACCGGCATGCCGATGATCCAGTACCGATATCAGCAGTTCGGACTGGAGTTCACCCACTCATTCAAGCCGGCTGATCACCATACCCTGACCTGGGGCGTCGACACCCACGCCGATATCACCGATGCCGGCGACGCTTACCCTCAGTTCCTGCGCAAAGATTTCGTGGGCACCGGCAACATCGGCGTCTACGTCCAGGACGAGTGGCAATTCGCCCCCAAATGGTCGCTGGACCTCGGCGGACGGATCGACTACGAGTTCTACGGCGGATGGGAACCCAGCGCTCGCGCCGCCATCTCGTATAAGCCGACCGATAAGTCAATGATCTATGGCGCCGTCTCCAGGGCATTCCTAATGCCGCCGGCCGCCGGACGGTTCGTGGACTTCCCGATGATGCTGTGCCTCGGACGGACGGTCGCCCTCCCCGACCTCGATACCACCACGCTGATGGCCTACGAGATCGGATACCGCCAGACATTCTTCGACAAGCTCAAGACCAGCCTGACCCTCTACTGGCACGAGTACAACGACATCTTCGGCTCGACCACCGACTTCGCCAAGGAGAACCAGCCGCTGGTCGACTCCCGATACCACAATTTGGGCGGGTCATCGATCTACGGCATTGAGCTCGAAGCCGAGTACCCGATCACCGACAAACTCCTGCTCCTGGGCAACTACACCTACCAGGAAATCGACTGGCGGGGCTCCACCCCCTTCGTCGGCGCCATGGACGCTCCGACGCCGCCCGAACACAAGTTCATGGTCGGCGCCCGCTACAGCCCGCACGACGACTGGCACTTCTCCGGCCACTTCTACTACACGGATTCGACGTTCGCCAGCAACCCGAATATCCCGATCGCCCCGCAACGGATCGATTCCTATTTCCGCCTCGACCTGCGGGCTGAGCATGAATTCTGGAACGATCGCGGCTGGATCGCGGTCGGCGTCAGCAACCTGCTGGACCCGGCCCATCCCGAAGCCACCTCCATCTTCACGACCCAGGCCCAGGTCCCCCGGATGGTCTACGGCGAGATCCGCATCAACTTTAACTAGGCGTCGCACACGCCGATCCGTCACCCGAGCGGGCCCTCCTTTCTTGTTTCTTCAGCCGGATCCGCTTGCCCCGCCGCCCGCCAATCCTCATAATAGTGGCGTTTTCCCAGTTTCTTTTATAAGGTGGACGTCATGGCCAAGCAGGTTCTGGTAGTCGGCGGCGGATCGATCGGCGAGCGGCACGCGCGGTGCTTCGGCAAGGTGGACGGCGTGGCCGTCAGCATGTGCGAAATCAACCCGCAGCTTCTCGAACAACTCAACGCGAAGTACGCCTTCGAGCGGACGTTCACCAACTGGGACGACGTGCCACTGGGCGACTTCGACGTCGCGGTGATCTGCACGCCCGCCAACTTCCATCTGCCGATGGTCAGCCGAGCCCTCGAATGCGGCTGCCACGTGCTGTGCGAAAAGCCCCTGGCCGTCGACCCGCAAGGGGCTGACGAGGTGATCGAACAGGCCAAACGTTCCGGCCTGACCACCGCCGTCGCCTACGTCTGGCGCTGCAATGCGGCGACGCGGGCCCTCAAGGAAGTCATCGGCTCCGGACGGCTGGGGCCGATCAGGCAGGTGGTCGGCTTCTGGGGCCAGCATTTCCCCACGTTCCGACCGGCCTACGCCAAGGTCTACTACAAGGACCACAAGACCGGCGGCGGCGCGATCCAGGACGCCATCACCCACAACATTAACGCCATCGAGTGGATGCTGGGGCCGTCGCAGTCGGTCTACTGCGACGCCGACCACATGGTCCTGCCTGACGTCGAGGTCGAGGACACCGTGGCGATGACCCTGCGATTCCCGCAATCGGCGATCGGCGTGATGACCATCAACCAGTTCCAGAAGCCCAATCAGGGGTTCTACGAGTTCGTCGGCGTCGAGACCAGCGCGCGGTTCTGGTATCCGACCATGTCGGTCGAGGTCTTCGATCCGCAAACCCAGAAATGGGATGGCAAGGCGTATCCCATCCACGATCGGGACGAGATGTTCATCGCCCAAGCCGAGACGTTCCTGCGCTGCGTCGAGACGGGCGAACCGGTCCCGTGTACGCTGGAAGAGGGCCTAGCCACCCTTCGGACCATCCGCGCCGCCTTCCAGTCGTGGGAGACCGGCCGGGCGGTCAAGACCGGCAACTCCGCATAGGCCCCGGAACGAGCGGGCCAACCGCCTATAATTGACGTAACCGACGGCGGAGAGTCTGATGCACGTGATCAACAGCAAACCCGATGCCCGTCTGGTCGCGGGCAAGCTCAAGGGCTTGCTGCGCGGCCAGGTCCTGGCCGACCGGGCCAGCCAACTGCTCTACAGCACCGACGCCAGCATCTACCGCGTCGTCCCGCTGGTGGTGGTTCAGCCGGTCGACGCCGACGACGTGGCCCGAACCATGCTATTCGCCGCCGAGGCCCAGGTCCCTCTGGCCCCGCGCGGCGCTGGAACCGGCTTGGCCGGCGAGTCGCTGACCACCGGCATCGTCCTCGATTTCACCCGCCACATGACCGGACTGGCCGACAGCGACGACGAGAACACCGTGCGGGTTCAGCCGGGTACGATCCTGGACCGCGTCAACCAGACATACCAGCCGCGCGGCTGGCGATTCGGACCCGACCCGTCCAGCGCCTCGCGGGCCACCGTCGGCGGCAGCATCGGCAACAACGCCACCGGCGCCCATTCCCTCCGCTACGGCTACACCGATCAGCACGTCGAGCAGCTCGAAGTCGTCCTCTCGGACGGACGGCTGTTGACGCTCAGCGGGAATAGTGATGACGAACTGGCCCGACGGGCCTATCAACTCCTGGCCCCCAAAAAACACCAGATCGCCCAGCACTGGCCGAAAGTTCAGCGCAACCGCGCGGGTTACAACCTGCCCGGCACGCTGAGCAACGGCCACGCCGACCTGATCCGCCTGATCGCGGGCTCCGAAGGCACGTTGGCTGTGATCACCGCCGCGACGCTCAAGCTGGTCCCGGTCAAGAAGGTCAGCCTCCTCCTGCAGGCCAATTTCGACAGCCTCGACCTGATGGGCGAGGCGCTGCCGGACATCCTGAAATACGATCCATCCGCGGTCGAACTGATGGACGCCGCCCTCCTGGCGATGGCCAAGCAGGCCTATCCGTCGCTGACCTCGGTGCTGCCGGACGCCGCTGCGTCACTGCTGATCGAATTCGACGCGGACCAAAAGGACGACGCCGCCGGACGCCTGGAGGATTGCCGCCAACAGCTCGCCCAACGCTGCGGCAGCCATGCCCAGCTTCGACGCTTCGATGACCCAGCCGACCAGGCCCGCCAGTTCGAAGCCCGCAAACGCGCCGTCCCCCTCCTCTATCGCAAGGACCCGATCAACCAGCCGATCCCCGCCGTCGAGGACATCGCCATCCCGCCCGAAAAGATGGCCCAGTACGTCGCCGGCATGCAGCAGATCTTCCAGAAGCACGACCTCCAAGCCACCTACTACGCCCACGCCGGACCCGGTGAACTGCACATCCGACCCTACCTCGACCTGCGAACGCCCGAACACCGCAAGGTCCTCGCTCAACTCGCCCGTGAAGCCTATCAGTTGACCTGGCAGCTCGGCGGCACGATCAGCGGCGAACACGGCGTCGGCCTCCTGCGGGGCTGGGCCCTCCGCAAGCAGTACGGCCCGGTCTACGACCTGATGGCCGAGGTCAAAAAACTCTTCGACCCGCAGAACATCCTGAACCCCGGCAAGATCATCACCGAGGAAACCGACCTGCCGCTCGATGCGATCCGCGCCGAGGTCGCGCCGACCGCCAGGGCCTCGCAGAACGTCCTGGACTTCGGCGAACGCGACCTGTTCCGCATGGCCGACCTGTGCAACGGGTGCGGCGAGTGCAAGTCGTGCAGCGGCGACCAGCTCATGTGCCCGGTGTTCCGGGCCAGGAATGATGAGGCCCTCTCGCCTCGCGGCCGGGCGGCGATCCTCCGCGAGTACCTGGCCGGCAACCTGACCGACGAGGACCTCCAAAGCTATCCGGGCGACCTGAGCATGGACCTGTGCCTGCTCTGCGGCAACTGCGCCCGCGAGTGCCCCAGCGGCGTCGATACGCCCACGCTCGTCATCGAAGCCCGCGCCCGCCGCAACGCCGTCCGACGGCCCAAGCTCAGCCAGCGGTTCTTCGCCCACAGCGACAAGGTCATCGCCCTCGCCTCCAAATTCGGTCCCATCTCCGACCTGATGTCGCGAAACCCGCTGGTCAAACGAGTCTTCGAACTCGCCTTCAACGTGCATCCGGCCCGGTCGATGCCGCCGTTCGCCTCAGCCGGGTTCCTGTGGAAAATCCGCCGACTCGTCAAGAAGTACAAGGTGGAGAAACCCGTCCACCGCGCCGTCTGGTTCCTCGACCTGATGCCGCGATACCACGATCCAGCCCTCGCCGAAGCGTTCGTCCAGGTCTGCGCCAAGAACGGCATTGAGCTGGTCGTTCCGCCGCAGAAACCCTCCGGCATTACCGAACTGGTCTACGGCCACATCGACAGCGCCCGGCGAATGGCCCGATACAACCTCGACCATCTCAACGCCGCCCTCGCCGACGCCGAGATGATCCTGTGCCTTGAACCGACCGCCACGCTGTGCCTCAAGAAGGAATACGCCTACCTCGTCCGCAGCGGCAAGACCGTCACGGTGGCCGACGCGGCGAAGGACGCCACCGCTTTCCTGCTTGAACTGGCCCGCGAAGGCAGGCTCAACACCGACCTGACCGCCAAGCCGATGCACCTGGCCTATCACTGCCCGTGCCACACCCGCCTGCTGGGCCTCGAAAGCCCCGGCCGCGAACTGCTCGCGATGATCCCGGAACTGAAAGTCACCCCCCTTCCCGCCCAATGCTGCGGCCTCTCCGGGACTTTCGGCATGCAGGCCGACAAGTACGGCCTCTCGATGCAGATCGCCGAAACCCTCCGCGCCGCCGTCGAAACACTCCACCCCGACGCCACCGCCTCCGAATGCTCCACCTGCCGAATGCAGCTCCACCACCTCGCCAACCTCCCCAGCCGCCACCCCATCGAACTCCTCGCCCAGGCATACGGCTGATTTGACAAGATCAGGCGACCCGATTTATAATACTCATCCATGATTAGCGAGAGCATCCTTCAACAAGCGACCGATATCCTCGTGGAACGATTTGCCCCGCAGAGGATCATCCTGTTCGGCTCGCATGCCCGCGGCGACGCCGACGAGCGAAGTGACGCCGACATCCTGGTCATCTGCACGTTCTCGGGTAGCCGGCGGGCTGTGATGGTGGCCATGGATCGGGCCCTGCGCGGCTTGGGATTGGCCCGCGACATCATCGTTCTTTCGCCCGAGGAATTCGAGCGGGACCGCGACATCCCCGGAACCATCGCCAGACCCGCATCGCGCGAAGGCAGGACGCTCTATGAAAGAAACTGATCGGCAGCGCATGCGGAAGGTTGCGGAATGGCTGGCCTTTGCCGATGATGACATACGTCTTGCCCGACACGCAATGGCAATGGAGTCACCCGTGCCTTACCGCCTCGTCGCATACCACGCTCAGCAGTGCGCCGAGAAGCATCTCAAGGCGTTTCTCGTCTCCCGCAACGTCGACTTCCCGTACACGCACAACATTTCAACGCTGCTGGAGCTATGCA harbors:
- a CDS encoding homoserine O-acetyltransferase gives rise to the protein MTDGSIGIVETQTVELFVPPNELQLDCGRRLGPIQVAYETYGRLSEGKDNAVWICHALSGDAHVAGRHSPEDRKPGWWDEMVGPGKPIDTDRYFVVCSNILGGCKGTTGPCSINPATGEPWGLDFPVVTIADMVRVQKALADHLGLERLLAVVGGSMGGMQVLEWATRFPDVVVSAIPVATTACLSAQAIAFNAVGRHAIMADARFRDGDCAKGAASREGLAIARMIGHITYLSERSMDDKFGRALRHAEKYRYDFDSEFAVETYLDYQGQRFVERFDAKSYLYITKAMDYFDLAGLYGSLREAFARTRCRFLIGSFTSDWLFPPEQSQEMVRALLAGGRDVTYCNIESPYGHDAFLLEPETLGGLLRGFLGSTLRRVRSGRAVLPFAQNGQSERELIGRRPDFPVIERLVEPGSAVLDLGCGDGRLLQLLAIDRGVRTCGVEIKQPRVLEAVGRGLTAIQHDLDRGLPEFADRSFDYVVLSQTLPEVRNPQLVLREMLRIGRYAIISFPNFAHWQARWRLAGCGVAPQTASLPNTWYDTERIRFLSLRDFEDFCNLMGVTTVGRVCLDGCGREIRGPLLNLRTAQAIYIITDNRGG
- a CDS encoding O-acetylhomoserine aminocarboxypropyltransferase/cysteine synthase; translated protein: MADNYNVSTKCIHSGQRPGGSGERAVPISQTTSYLFDDPNHAAGLFGLEREGFIYSRIGNPTVDVLEKRMADLDGGIGGLAFSSGMAAISAVVLNIAGAGDHVVVSSALYGGTVTLFAHTLRRLGIETTFVEPTDTEAFGRAIRDRTRLVFVESVGNPSNDVPDFQRLAEIAHKAGVPLVCDNTVMTPILFRPFEHGVDLAVYSCTKFIGGHGTSIGGMIVDSGRFDWGNGKFPELTEPDESYHGLRYLERFGAAAYLAKARCQILRDYGACLSPFNAWLFLQGLETLHLRMPQHSRNAEAVAKWLADDRRVAWVNSGSLGGHPSHERSKRYFGGWSALFGFGVEGGYNAAVRFIESVRLCSHLANIGDSKTLVIHPASTTHQQLSADERRAAGVSDDFVRISVGTEDVDDIIADLDQALTAAAKG
- a CDS encoding TonB-dependent receptor; amino-acid sequence: MRRRQSGNLSYWRLCVGLAAAIALVPTMRINAQDLAATEEVLEDIDLLSLEVPVVVTGATRRAQKIEDLPYAVTVLTEEDIRSSGADRIADLFRLVPGVDVGSVLYGWNVVSPRGFYSMTSDQGLVLVDGRRIYEPVLGGTDWSCWPFLLEDIERIEVVRGPAAVSWGSGATDGLINIVTKDPVDQLGLTVRGRGGSRGTNQEYLGYGFTEGKLRMRVSGSHQGTDGYLDGGLWSVQDDSKIGHLSLYGIYDVDANDTIIFSGGSSIVDGLYSPNPIVLMGRTNPNCQSNYLMTRWQHQVAEDNRFELTGFFNDFFQDTGMPMIQYRYQQFGLEFTHSFKPADHHTLTWGVDTHADITDAGDAYPQFLRKDFVGTGNIGVYVQDEWQFAPKWSLDLGGRIDYEFYGGWEPSARAAISYKPTDKSMIYGAVSRAFLMPPAAGRFVDFPMMLCLGRTVALPDLDTTTLMAYEIGYRQTFFDKLKTSLTLYWHEYNDIFGSTTDFAKENQPLVDSRYHNLGGSSIYGIELEAEYPITDKLLLLGNYTYQEIDWRGSTPFVGAMDAPTPPEHKFMVGARYSPHDDWHFSGHFYYTDSTFASNPNIPIAPQRIDSYFRLDLRAEHEFWNDRGWIAVGVSNLLDPAHPEATSIFTTQAQVPRMVYGEIRINFN
- a CDS encoding Gfo/Idh/MocA family oxidoreductase — encoded protein: MAKQVLVVGGGSIGERHARCFGKVDGVAVSMCEINPQLLEQLNAKYAFERTFTNWDDVPLGDFDVAVICTPANFHLPMVSRALECGCHVLCEKPLAVDPQGADEVIEQAKRSGLTTAVAYVWRCNAATRALKEVIGSGRLGPIRQVVGFWGQHFPTFRPAYAKVYYKDHKTGGGAIQDAITHNINAIEWMLGPSQSVYCDADHMVLPDVEVEDTVAMTLRFPQSAIGVMTINQFQKPNQGFYEFVGVETSARFWYPTMSVEVFDPQTQKWDGKAYPIHDRDEMFIAQAETFLRCVETGEPVPCTLEEGLATLRTIRAAFQSWETGRAVKTGNSA
- a CDS encoding FAD-binding protein produces the protein MHVINSKPDARLVAGKLKGLLRGQVLADRASQLLYSTDASIYRVVPLVVVQPVDADDVARTMLFAAEAQVPLAPRGAGTGLAGESLTTGIVLDFTRHMTGLADSDDENTVRVQPGTILDRVNQTYQPRGWRFGPDPSSASRATVGGSIGNNATGAHSLRYGYTDQHVEQLEVVLSDGRLLTLSGNSDDELARRAYQLLAPKKHQIAQHWPKVQRNRAGYNLPGTLSNGHADLIRLIAGSEGTLAVITAATLKLVPVKKVSLLLQANFDSLDLMGEALPDILKYDPSAVELMDAALLAMAKQAYPSLTSVLPDAAASLLIEFDADQKDDAAGRLEDCRQQLAQRCGSHAQLRRFDDPADQARQFEARKRAVPLLYRKDPINQPIPAVEDIAIPPEKMAQYVAGMQQIFQKHDLQATYYAHAGPGELHIRPYLDLRTPEHRKVLAQLAREAYQLTWQLGGTISGEHGVGLLRGWALRKQYGPVYDLMAEVKKLFDPQNILNPGKIITEETDLPLDAIRAEVAPTARASQNVLDFGERDLFRMADLCNGCGECKSCSGDQLMCPVFRARNDEALSPRGRAAILREYLAGNLTDEDLQSYPGDLSMDLCLLCGNCARECPSGVDTPTLVIEARARRNAVRRPKLSQRFFAHSDKVIALASKFGPISDLMSRNPLVKRVFELAFNVHPARSMPPFASAGFLWKIRRLVKKYKVEKPVHRAVWFLDLMPRYHDPALAEAFVQVCAKNGIELVVPPQKPSGITELVYGHIDSARRMARYNLDHLNAALADAEMILCLEPTATLCLKKEYAYLVRSGKTVTVADAAKDATAFLLELAREGRLNTDLTAKPMHLAYHCPCHTRLLGLESPGRELLAMIPELKVTPLPAQCCGLSGTFGMQADKYGLSMQIAETLRAAVETLHPDATASECSTCRMQLHHLANLPSRHPIELLAQAYG
- a CDS encoding nucleotidyltransferase domain-containing protein, yielding MERFAPQRIILFGSHARGDADERSDADILVICTFSGSRRAVMVAMDRALRGLGLARDIIVLSPEEFERDRDIPGTIARPASREGRTLYERN
- a CDS encoding HEPN domain-containing protein, yielding MKETDRQRMRKVAEWLAFADDDIRLARHAMAMESPVPYRLVAYHAQQCAEKHLKAFLVSRNVDFPYTHNISTLLELCTPHTDWSETLAEAEELTPHAITTRYPGLHDQVGRDDVTRAMDLAERVRKVVREALGEMGREF